In one window of Gopherus evgoodei ecotype Sinaloan lineage chromosome 9, rGopEvg1_v1.p, whole genome shotgun sequence DNA:
- the LOC115657972 gene encoding uncharacterized protein LOC115657972 isoform X6, which produces MSVEGKRVKLQTISGKQLGTMYSIAHLKPVKEPTTLAAESTSEGKTETEIGVGDAEPETPTEEIREVDGTVSHDSKVENIEVTAIEKEEYIGQDVSNNDTSDADDSFDDMLTEEVEDKQWLLKVKLVMTSKHTERLEAKVRNIKLYGSSFHCLKPRSWISDEIALMKKKELLIIDPLCDEIRYERTCLRNWRNFIKRLTSKSSSDWNSKIVQHPRQSDGHNCGPLILKFVETYLQHKDISTVETTQKANTAFRRHIAILLMKESESVEDYCIYCNLIDCEKESENCTMVQCDSCKRWAHIPCITEGTNQENLTYEKKEYNSKTCA; this is translated from the exons ATGAGTGTTGAAGGTAAGAGAGTGAAATTACAAACCATCTCAGGGAAACAGTTAGGAACCATGTACAGTATTGCACACTTAAAACCAGTAAAAGAGCCAACAACATTAGCTGCTGAAAGCACATCAGAAggaaaaactgaaactgaaattgGAGTTGGTGACGCTGAACCAGAAACACCCACGGAAGAGATTAGAGAAGTGGATGGCACTGTATCTCATGACAGCAAAGTGGAAAACATAGAGGTCACAGCAATAGAAAAAGAGGAATATATAGGGCAAGATGTGTCAAACAATGATACAAGTGATGCTGATGACAGTTTTGATGACATGCTTACAGAGGAAGTGGAAGACAAGCAATGGCTTCTGAAAG TAAAATTGGTAATGaccagcaaacacacagagagactggAGGCGAAAGTGAGAAACATAAAATTGTATGGCTCTTCATTTCATTGCCTGAAACCGAGAAGCTGGATAAGTGATGAG ATTGCCTTGATGAAAAAAAAGGAATTGTTAATAATTGACCCCTTGTGTGATGAGATCAGATATGAAAGAACATGCCTGAGGAATTGGAG AAACTTCATCAAACGATTAACTAGTAAATCCTCATCTGATTGGAACAGTAAAATTGTGCAGCATCCCAGACAAAGTGATGGCCACAACTGTGGACCACTCATCTTAAAG TTTGTAGAAACATATTTGCAGCACAAAGACATCAGTACAGTGGAAACAACACAGAAGGCTAATACTGCGTTTAGAAGACATATAGCAATTCTTCTAATGAAGGAGTCAG aaagcgtGGAGGACTACTGCATATACTGCAACCTTATCGACTGTGAAAAAGAAAGTGAGAATTGCACGATG GTCCAGTGTGATTCTTGCAAGAGGTGGGCACATATACCATGCATTACAGAAGGAACCAATCaagaaaacctgacatatgagAAGAAAGAGTACAACAGCAAGACATGTGCATAG
- the LOC115657972 gene encoding sentrin-specific protease 1-like isoform X2, with the protein MSVEGKRVKLQTISGKQLGTMYSIAHLKPVKEPTTLAAESTSEGKTETEIGVGDAEPETPTEEIREVDGTVSHDSKVENIEVTAIEKEEYIGQDVSNNDTSDADDSFDDMLTEEVEDKQWLLKVKLVMTSKHTERLEAKVRNIKLYGSSFHCLKPRSWISDEVIDAFLSCVVEKADGKVQAISSVVSTVILSGRATQEKVKSELLQNDILLLPYHTPGHWVLAIALMKKKELLIIDPLCDEIRYERTCLRNWRNFIKRLTSKSSSDWNSKIVQHPRQSDGHNCGPLILKFVETYLQHKDISTVETTQKANTAFRRHIAILLMKESAWRTTAYTATLSTVKKKVRIARWSSVILARGGHIYHALQKEPIKKT; encoded by the exons ATGAGTGTTGAAGGTAAGAGAGTGAAATTACAAACCATCTCAGGGAAACAGTTAGGAACCATGTACAGTATTGCACACTTAAAACCAGTAAAAGAGCCAACAACATTAGCTGCTGAAAGCACATCAGAAggaaaaactgaaactgaaattgGAGTTGGTGACGCTGAACCAGAAACACCCACGGAAGAGATTAGAGAAGTGGATGGCACTGTATCTCATGACAGCAAAGTGGAAAACATAGAGGTCACAGCAATAGAAAAAGAGGAATATATAGGGCAAGATGTGTCAAACAATGATACAAGTGATGCTGATGACAGTTTTGATGACATGCTTACAGAGGAAGTGGAAGACAAGCAATGGCTTCTGAAAG TAAAATTGGTAATGaccagcaaacacacagagagactggAGGCGAAAGTGAGAAACATAAAATTGTATGGCTCTTCATTTCATTGCCTGAAACCGAGAAGCTGGATAAGTGATGAG GTTATTGATGCATTTTTGAGCTGTGTAGTTGAGAAAGCAGACGGAAAG GTACAAGCCATCTCATCAGTAGTTTCCACTGTCATTCTCTCAGGCAGAGCTACACAAGAGAAAGTGAAG agtgaATTACTTCAAAATGATATATTACTGCTTCCTTACCACACACCAGGTCATTGGGTTCTTGCG ATTGCCTTGATGAAAAAAAAGGAATTGTTAATAATTGACCCCTTGTGTGATGAGATCAGATATGAAAGAACATGCCTGAGGAATTGGAG AAACTTCATCAAACGATTAACTAGTAAATCCTCATCTGATTGGAACAGTAAAATTGTGCAGCATCCCAGACAAAGTGATGGCCACAACTGTGGACCACTCATCTTAAAG TTTGTAGAAACATATTTGCAGCACAAAGACATCAGTACAGTGGAAACAACACAGAAGGCTAATACTGCGTTTAGAAGACATATAGCAATTCTTCTAATGAAGGAGTCAG cgtGGAGGACTACTGCATATACTGCAACCTTATCGACTGTGAAAAAGAAAGTGAGAATTGCACGATG GTCCAGTGTGATTCTTGCAAGAGGTGGGCACATATACCATGCATTACAGAAGGAACCAATCaagaaaacctga
- the LOC115657972 gene encoding uncharacterized protein LOC115657972 isoform X5 gives MSVEGKRVKLQTISGKQLGTMYSIAHLKPVKEPTTLAAESTSEGKTETEIGVGDAEPETPTEEIREVDGTVSHDSKVENIEVTAIEKEEYIGQDVSNNDTSDADDSFDDMLTEEVEDKQWLLKVKLVMTSKHTERLEAKVRNIKLYGSSFHCLKPRSWISDEVQAISSVVSTVILSGRATQEKVKIALMKKKELLIIDPLCDEIRYERTCLRNWRNFIKRLTSKSSSDWNSKIVQHPRQSDGHNCGPLILKFVETYLQHKDISTVETTQKANTAFRRHIAILLMKESESVEDYCIYCNLIDCEKESENCTMVQCDSCKRWAHIPCITEGTNQENLTYEKKEYNSKTCA, from the exons ATGAGTGTTGAAGGTAAGAGAGTGAAATTACAAACCATCTCAGGGAAACAGTTAGGAACCATGTACAGTATTGCACACTTAAAACCAGTAAAAGAGCCAACAACATTAGCTGCTGAAAGCACATCAGAAggaaaaactgaaactgaaattgGAGTTGGTGACGCTGAACCAGAAACACCCACGGAAGAGATTAGAGAAGTGGATGGCACTGTATCTCATGACAGCAAAGTGGAAAACATAGAGGTCACAGCAATAGAAAAAGAGGAATATATAGGGCAAGATGTGTCAAACAATGATACAAGTGATGCTGATGACAGTTTTGATGACATGCTTACAGAGGAAGTGGAAGACAAGCAATGGCTTCTGAAAG TAAAATTGGTAATGaccagcaaacacacagagagactggAGGCGAAAGTGAGAAACATAAAATTGTATGGCTCTTCATTTCATTGCCTGAAACCGAGAAGCTGGATAAGTGATGAG GTACAAGCCATCTCATCAGTAGTTTCCACTGTCATTCTCTCAGGCAGAGCTACACAAGAGAAAGTGAAG ATTGCCTTGATGAAAAAAAAGGAATTGTTAATAATTGACCCCTTGTGTGATGAGATCAGATATGAAAGAACATGCCTGAGGAATTGGAG AAACTTCATCAAACGATTAACTAGTAAATCCTCATCTGATTGGAACAGTAAAATTGTGCAGCATCCCAGACAAAGTGATGGCCACAACTGTGGACCACTCATCTTAAAG TTTGTAGAAACATATTTGCAGCACAAAGACATCAGTACAGTGGAAACAACACAGAAGGCTAATACTGCGTTTAGAAGACATATAGCAATTCTTCTAATGAAGGAGTCAG aaagcgtGGAGGACTACTGCATATACTGCAACCTTATCGACTGTGAAAAAGAAAGTGAGAATTGCACGATG GTCCAGTGTGATTCTTGCAAGAGGTGGGCACATATACCATGCATTACAGAAGGAACCAATCaagaaaacctgacatatgagAAGAAAGAGTACAACAGCAAGACATGTGCATAG
- the LOC115657972 gene encoding uncharacterized protein LOC115657972 isoform X4 → MSVEGKRVKLQTISGKQLGTMYSIAHLKPVKEPTTLAAESTSEGKTETEIGVGDAEPETPTEEIREVDGTVSHDSKVENIEVTAIEKEEYIGQDVSNNDTSDADDSFDDMLTEEVEDKQWLLKVKLVMTSKHTERLEAKVRNIKLYGSSFHCLKPRSWISDEVIDAFLSCVVEKADGKVQAISSVVSTVILSGRATQEKVKIALMKKKELLIIDPLCDEIRYERTCLRNWRNFIKRLTSKSSSDWNSKIVQHPRQSDGHNCGPLILKFVETYLQHKDISTVETTQKANTAFRRHIAILLMKESESVEDYCIYCNLIDCEKESENCTMVQCDSCKRWAHIPCITEGTNQENLTYEKKEYNSKTCA, encoded by the exons ATGAGTGTTGAAGGTAAGAGAGTGAAATTACAAACCATCTCAGGGAAACAGTTAGGAACCATGTACAGTATTGCACACTTAAAACCAGTAAAAGAGCCAACAACATTAGCTGCTGAAAGCACATCAGAAggaaaaactgaaactgaaattgGAGTTGGTGACGCTGAACCAGAAACACCCACGGAAGAGATTAGAGAAGTGGATGGCACTGTATCTCATGACAGCAAAGTGGAAAACATAGAGGTCACAGCAATAGAAAAAGAGGAATATATAGGGCAAGATGTGTCAAACAATGATACAAGTGATGCTGATGACAGTTTTGATGACATGCTTACAGAGGAAGTGGAAGACAAGCAATGGCTTCTGAAAG TAAAATTGGTAATGaccagcaaacacacagagagactggAGGCGAAAGTGAGAAACATAAAATTGTATGGCTCTTCATTTCATTGCCTGAAACCGAGAAGCTGGATAAGTGATGAG GTTATTGATGCATTTTTGAGCTGTGTAGTTGAGAAAGCAGACGGAAAG GTACAAGCCATCTCATCAGTAGTTTCCACTGTCATTCTCTCAGGCAGAGCTACACAAGAGAAAGTGAAG ATTGCCTTGATGAAAAAAAAGGAATTGTTAATAATTGACCCCTTGTGTGATGAGATCAGATATGAAAGAACATGCCTGAGGAATTGGAG AAACTTCATCAAACGATTAACTAGTAAATCCTCATCTGATTGGAACAGTAAAATTGTGCAGCATCCCAGACAAAGTGATGGCCACAACTGTGGACCACTCATCTTAAAG TTTGTAGAAACATATTTGCAGCACAAAGACATCAGTACAGTGGAAACAACACAGAAGGCTAATACTGCGTTTAGAAGACATATAGCAATTCTTCTAATGAAGGAGTCAG aaagcgtGGAGGACTACTGCATATACTGCAACCTTATCGACTGTGAAAAAGAAAGTGAGAATTGCACGATG GTCCAGTGTGATTCTTGCAAGAGGTGGGCACATATACCATGCATTACAGAAGGAACCAATCaagaaaacctgacatatgagAAGAAAGAGTACAACAGCAAGACATGTGCATAG
- the LOC115657972 gene encoding sentrin-specific protease 1-like isoform X1 yields the protein MSVEGKRVKLQTISGKQLGTMYSIAHLKPVKEPTTLAAESTSEGKTETEIGVGDAEPETPTEEIREVDGTVSHDSKVENIEVTAIEKEEYIGQDVSNNDTSDADDSFDDMLTEEVEDKQWLLKVKLVMTSKHTERLEAKVRNIKLYGSSFHCLKPRSWISDEVIDAFLSCVVEKADGKVQAISSVVSTVILSGRATQEKVKSELLQNDILLLPYHTPGHWVLAIALMKKKELLIIDPLCDEIRYERTCLRNWRNFIKRLTSKSSSDWNSKIVQHPRQSDGHNCGPLILKFVETYLQHKDISTVETTQKANTAFRRHIAILLMKESESVEDYCIYCNLIDCEKESENCTMVQCDSCKRWAHIPCITEGTNQENLTYEKKEYNSKTCA from the exons ATGAGTGTTGAAGGTAAGAGAGTGAAATTACAAACCATCTCAGGGAAACAGTTAGGAACCATGTACAGTATTGCACACTTAAAACCAGTAAAAGAGCCAACAACATTAGCTGCTGAAAGCACATCAGAAggaaaaactgaaactgaaattgGAGTTGGTGACGCTGAACCAGAAACACCCACGGAAGAGATTAGAGAAGTGGATGGCACTGTATCTCATGACAGCAAAGTGGAAAACATAGAGGTCACAGCAATAGAAAAAGAGGAATATATAGGGCAAGATGTGTCAAACAATGATACAAGTGATGCTGATGACAGTTTTGATGACATGCTTACAGAGGAAGTGGAAGACAAGCAATGGCTTCTGAAAG TAAAATTGGTAATGaccagcaaacacacagagagactggAGGCGAAAGTGAGAAACATAAAATTGTATGGCTCTTCATTTCATTGCCTGAAACCGAGAAGCTGGATAAGTGATGAG GTTATTGATGCATTTTTGAGCTGTGTAGTTGAGAAAGCAGACGGAAAG GTACAAGCCATCTCATCAGTAGTTTCCACTGTCATTCTCTCAGGCAGAGCTACACAAGAGAAAGTGAAG agtgaATTACTTCAAAATGATATATTACTGCTTCCTTACCACACACCAGGTCATTGGGTTCTTGCG ATTGCCTTGATGAAAAAAAAGGAATTGTTAATAATTGACCCCTTGTGTGATGAGATCAGATATGAAAGAACATGCCTGAGGAATTGGAG AAACTTCATCAAACGATTAACTAGTAAATCCTCATCTGATTGGAACAGTAAAATTGTGCAGCATCCCAGACAAAGTGATGGCCACAACTGTGGACCACTCATCTTAAAG TTTGTAGAAACATATTTGCAGCACAAAGACATCAGTACAGTGGAAACAACACAGAAGGCTAATACTGCGTTTAGAAGACATATAGCAATTCTTCTAATGAAGGAGTCAG aaagcgtGGAGGACTACTGCATATACTGCAACCTTATCGACTGTGAAAAAGAAAGTGAGAATTGCACGATG GTCCAGTGTGATTCTTGCAAGAGGTGGGCACATATACCATGCATTACAGAAGGAACCAATCaagaaaacctgacatatgagAAGAAAGAGTACAACAGCAAGACATGTGCATAG
- the LOC115657972 gene encoding uncharacterized protein LOC115657972 isoform X3, producing the protein MSVEGKRVKLQTISGKQLGTMYSIAHLKPVKEPTTLAAESTSEGKTETEIGVGDAEPETPTEEIREVDGTVSHDSKVENIEVTAIEKEEYIGQDVSNNDTSDADDSFDDMLTEEVEDKQWLLKVKLVMTSKHTERLEAKVRNIKLYGSSFHCLKPRSWISDEVQAISSVVSTVILSGRATQEKVKSELLQNDILLLPYHTPGHWVLAIALMKKKELLIIDPLCDEIRYERTCLRNWRNFIKRLTSKSSSDWNSKIVQHPRQSDGHNCGPLILKFVETYLQHKDISTVETTQKANTAFRRHIAILLMKESESVEDYCIYCNLIDCEKESENCTMVQCDSCKRWAHIPCITEGTNQENLTYEKKEYNSKTCA; encoded by the exons ATGAGTGTTGAAGGTAAGAGAGTGAAATTACAAACCATCTCAGGGAAACAGTTAGGAACCATGTACAGTATTGCACACTTAAAACCAGTAAAAGAGCCAACAACATTAGCTGCTGAAAGCACATCAGAAggaaaaactgaaactgaaattgGAGTTGGTGACGCTGAACCAGAAACACCCACGGAAGAGATTAGAGAAGTGGATGGCACTGTATCTCATGACAGCAAAGTGGAAAACATAGAGGTCACAGCAATAGAAAAAGAGGAATATATAGGGCAAGATGTGTCAAACAATGATACAAGTGATGCTGATGACAGTTTTGATGACATGCTTACAGAGGAAGTGGAAGACAAGCAATGGCTTCTGAAAG TAAAATTGGTAATGaccagcaaacacacagagagactggAGGCGAAAGTGAGAAACATAAAATTGTATGGCTCTTCATTTCATTGCCTGAAACCGAGAAGCTGGATAAGTGATGAG GTACAAGCCATCTCATCAGTAGTTTCCACTGTCATTCTCTCAGGCAGAGCTACACAAGAGAAAGTGAAG agtgaATTACTTCAAAATGATATATTACTGCTTCCTTACCACACACCAGGTCATTGGGTTCTTGCG ATTGCCTTGATGAAAAAAAAGGAATTGTTAATAATTGACCCCTTGTGTGATGAGATCAGATATGAAAGAACATGCCTGAGGAATTGGAG AAACTTCATCAAACGATTAACTAGTAAATCCTCATCTGATTGGAACAGTAAAATTGTGCAGCATCCCAGACAAAGTGATGGCCACAACTGTGGACCACTCATCTTAAAG TTTGTAGAAACATATTTGCAGCACAAAGACATCAGTACAGTGGAAACAACACAGAAGGCTAATACTGCGTTTAGAAGACATATAGCAATTCTTCTAATGAAGGAGTCAG aaagcgtGGAGGACTACTGCATATACTGCAACCTTATCGACTGTGAAAAAGAAAGTGAGAATTGCACGATG GTCCAGTGTGATTCTTGCAAGAGGTGGGCACATATACCATGCATTACAGAAGGAACCAATCaagaaaacctgacatatgagAAGAAAGAGTACAACAGCAAGACATGTGCATAG